The Calditrichota bacterium genome includes a region encoding these proteins:
- a CDS encoding rhomboid family intramembrane serine protease: MAGKVKRAIICPNCGKLISANAEECYYCGLKHPGKLGMHSFIQRIFGTKITMVNAIIYFSVVLFVIALAIDPRAILRSGGGFLSLLSPSSKALVILGITGARSMYGGQYWTLITAIYLHGGLLHILFNMLWIKQLGPMVEQIFGTSRFFLIFTIAGVFGFILSNALTGAPTIGASGSIFGLLGALIYYGRARGGTFGRYLYPQLLSWAVILFLFGFFMPGINNLAHLGGFIGGYVSGNLLGYQEAKHESLAMRKIAAILIVVTVACFVISLLTIKSSMMLYFR; the protein is encoded by the coding sequence TTGGCAGGGAAAGTTAAGAGAGCAATTATCTGCCCCAATTGCGGCAAACTCATCAGCGCCAATGCAGAAGAGTGCTACTATTGCGGACTAAAACATCCGGGCAAACTTGGGATGCATTCATTCATTCAGCGAATTTTCGGTACAAAAATAACGATGGTGAACGCCATCATTTATTTCAGCGTCGTATTGTTCGTGATAGCTTTAGCCATCGACCCGAGAGCGATTTTGCGGTCAGGAGGCGGATTTTTGAGTCTGCTGAGTCCCAGTTCCAAGGCGCTGGTGATTTTAGGCATCACCGGCGCGCGTTCGATGTACGGCGGTCAGTACTGGACTTTGATTACGGCGATTTATTTGCACGGCGGCTTGTTGCACATTTTGTTTAACATGCTCTGGATTAAACAATTAGGTCCCATGGTAGAACAAATTTTCGGCACGTCGCGGTTTTTCCTGATTTTCACTATTGCCGGCGTCTTCGGTTTCATTCTGTCCAATGCGCTGACCGGCGCTCCGACTATTGGCGCTTCAGGGTCGATTTTCGGGCTGCTCGGCGCGTTGATTTACTACGGACGGGCAAGAGGCGGCACTTTCGGACGGTACCTTTACCCGCAACTGCTTTCATGGGCAGTGATTCTGTTTTTGTTTGGTTTCTTCATGCCGGGAATTAACAACCTGGCGCATTTAGGCGGCTTCATTGGCGGTTACGTTTCCGGAAATCTTTTAGGATACCAGGAAGCGAAGCACGAGTCCCTGGCAATGAGAAAAATCGCCGCCATTTTGATTGTTGTGACCGTTGCATGTTTTGTGATATCTCTGCTGACAATCAAATCCTCGATGATGCTTTATTTCCGATAA
- a CDS encoding methylated-DNA--[protein]-cysteine S-methyltransferase, producing MRGKNSKKVLYYSSPIGFIEIISAADAITGIYFCKEKRLPEESTPVLKECRDQLQAYFAGQLQKFDLPLSFSGTEFQQQVWQALQKIPFGETESYSQIAKNIHRPKAVRAVGGANHRNPISIVIPCHRVIGANGKLVGYGGGLWRKQWLLEHEVKHK from the coding sequence ATGCGGGGAAAAAACAGTAAAAAAGTTTTATATTATTCTTCTCCCATTGGCTTCATTGAAATTATTAGCGCTGCGGACGCCATCACCGGCATTTATTTTTGTAAAGAAAAGAGATTACCCGAAGAGAGTACCCCTGTTTTAAAAGAATGTCGCGATCAATTGCAGGCATACTTTGCGGGTCAATTGCAGAAATTTGATCTGCCGTTGTCTTTTTCAGGAACAGAATTTCAACAGCAGGTTTGGCAGGCGCTGCAAAAAATACCTTTTGGCGAAACAGAGTCATATTCGCAAATTGCCAAAAATATTCATCGTCCCAAAGCTGTCAGGGCCGTAGGCGGCGCCAATCATCGAAATCCGATTTCCATAGTGATTCCCTGCCATCGGGTAATTGGCGCAAACGGAAAATTGGTCGGTTACGGCGGCGGCTTGTGGAGAAAGCAGTGGCTATTGGAACACGAAGTGAAGCACAAATAA